CCGTGTCGTGCTGGAGGTCAGCTGCCTGGTGACCGCCTCGGTGGTCTCCGCCGTGCTCCTGCTCATCGCGGCGTCCCCGGCACCCCGGCGGGGCGCCGGCGCCCTGCTGCTCCTCGCCTCGGCGACCTGGGCGACCACGCACGGCCTGGCGATCGCCGGGGAGGACCTGCCGCTGCCCGCCCTGGGCGGCGCCGCGCCCGCCGGTGAGCTCGTCGGCCTGCTGCTGCTCTGCCTGGCCGCGCTGCGCGAGCCGGGCGCCCACGCCGAGGCACCACCGACCCGGGCCAGTGCCCGGCTGAACGTGGTCGGCCAGCTGCTCCCGCACCTGGTGACGGTGGCGGCCGGGGTCGCCTACCTCGGTGCGCCGCTGCTCGGCGCCGATCCCTCCCCGGCCGCCACGATCGCGCTGCTGGGCTGCCTGTCGCTGACCGCCGTCCACCGGGCCGCCGCGGCCCGGGACGAGCACCGGGTCGCCGCGCGGCTGCGGCGGAGCGAGGCGCACTTCCGCTCGCTGGTCCGCTCCAGCAGCGACGCGGTGCTCGTCCTGGACAGCGACCTGCGGATCAGCTGGGCCGCTCCCGCCCTGGAGCCGGCCGACGGGCCCGGCCTGCGGGGCCGGCTGCTGGCGGACGCCGTGCACCCGGAGGACGCCGCCGAGGTGGCCGCCTGGCTCACCGGCGACGGGCCGGACGGCGACGTCCTCGGCCTGCGCAGCTTCCGGCTGGCCGACCGCAGCGGCGCCTGGCGGGTCTTCGAGGCCGGGGTCAGCGACCTGCGTGGGGACGCCGACGTCGCGGCGCTCGTGCTGCACTGCCGCGACGTCACCGCCCGGCTCGACCGGGAGCACGAGCTGCGCTCGCTGGCCTTCGTCGACCCCCTCACCGGGCTGCCGAACCGGGCGGCCCAGCGGCTGGCCCTGGCCGGGTTGCTGGCCGGCGGGGACGACGGCCCGACCCGCGCGGCGCTGCTGCTGATCGAGCTGCACGGCCTGCGCGAGGCCCTCGACAACGCCGGCAGCGAGGTGGCCGAGACGACGCTGGCCGAGGTCGCCCGCCGGCTGCGCGCCACGGTGCGCGGCGAGGACCAGGTGGCCCGGATCGGCACCGAGCTGTTCAGCGTGCTGGCGCACGGGACCGGGGACGAGCACGACCGGCTCGCGGCCCGCTGCCTGGCGGCGATCGAGGCGCCGATCACGACCGACGCCGGGATCGTCGACCTGTCCGGTGTGGTGGGGCTGGCGCCGCTGGACCCGGGGCTGAGCGAGGGGCAGGCGGTCGACCGGGCCGAGCTCGCCGTCCTGGACGCCCGGTCGGCCGGCAGCGGCTCGGTGCGCCGGTACCGGTCCGAGCTGTCCGCCGCCCGCGACCGCCGGGAGCACCTGCGCGCGGACCTGGTCGGTGCCCGGGAGCGTGGTGAGCTCACGCTGGCCTGGCAGCCGATCGTCGCCCTGGACGACCAGCGGGTCACCGGTGTCGAGGCGCTGCCGCGCTGGCAGCACCCGCTGTACGGGGAGGTGCCGCCGGAGGAGTTCCTGCCGGTCGCCGCCCGGGCCGGGCTGGTGGTGGACCTGCAGCGCTGGGTGCTGCACGAGGCGACCGCCGCGGTGCGGGCCCTGCCGGTCGGCGACGGTGAGCTGAAGCTGGGGGTCGACGTCCCGGCCGCCCACCTGGCCGCCGGGACGCTGGTCGGCGACGTGACCGCCGCCCTGCGGGACAGCGGGCTGCCGCCGGAGAGGCTGGTGGTGGAGATCGCCGAGTCGGCCCTCGAGGTCGGTGCCCTCGCCGACGACGTGACGGCGCTGCGACTGATGGGCGTGCACGTCGCCGTCGACGGCTTCGGCAGCGGACGCTCCTCGCTGCCCGCCCTCGGCCGGCTGCCGGTCGACATCATCAAGCTGGACCGGGGCCTGCTGTCCCGGGTCGACCGGGACCCCTACAGTCGGGCGGTCTGCCAGGCGGTGGTCGCGCTGGCCGCGACGCTGGGCGTCGACGTCGTGGCGGAGGGGGTGGAGACCACCAGTCAGCTGACGGTCCTGCGGGCCCTCGGGTGCGGCTACGCCCAGGGGTACCTCCTCTCCCGGCCGCTGGCGCTGCCCGGCCTCGCGCAGCTGCTGGAGGCCGACACCGGCCGGCTGTGGCCCGGGCTGACCGGCCGGGTCGGCGCCTCGTGACCGCGCTGCCGGCGTCGTCGGCCGGCGTGCCGGCGCTGCCCCAGGTACCGCCGGTGGCGCGCTGGCCCCGGGCGGCGGTGCTGTCCCTGCTCGGTGCGGTCGCCGTCGGCCTCGCGCTCGTGGAGACCGTCTGGCCCGCGGCCGCGGCGCACTCGGCGCCGGCGGTGCTCAGCGTGGCGTCGCTGGCCATGGGGGTGCTCGTGGCGCGGCACGCCCAGCGGCTGGACCCCGAGTCCGCGGCACCGTGGCGGGCGTTCGCCGTCATCGCCGGGCTGCTGACGCTGGGCCAGGCGATCGCCGCCGTCCGCGGGGTGGGGGTCAACCCGGCGACCGCCGGGCCGCAGGACGTCCCGCTGGTGGTCGCGGTCCCGTTCGCGCTGCTGGGCTGCGCCCGGCTGATCCGGTCGGCCGCCACCGGGATCGGCTCACGGGTGGCGCTGGACGCCGCCGTCGGCCTGGTCGGCCTGTCCGCGCTGGCCGAGATGGTGATCAGTGCGGCGCTGGGCCGGACCGTCGACTCCGTCGACGACCTCGTGGCGTGGGGCTACCCCGCCGCCGGGGTCGTGCTCTGCACCGTCGGGCTGGTCACCTTCGCGCGGGTGAGCCAGGCCCGCCGGGCCGCCGCCGGGTGGCTGCTCGCCTGCTTCGCCTCGGTCGCCGTGGTCACCGTCAGCGGGGCCATCGCCGTGGTCCGTCCCTCCGTCGTCACCGACGTGGTCACCGGCACGGCCTGGCTGGCCATGCTGGGCTTCGGCACCCTCGCCATCGCCGCCGACCCGGGGCGGTCCACCGACCCGGACGAGCCCCCCGAGGTCCCGCTGCTGGGCGTGGTGGTCAGCTACTGCGCCGCCTTCGGCGTCGTGCTCGTGCTGCTGGTCGGCCGGATCGCCGGGCGGTCGATCCTGCCGGTGGAGGCGGCCGCCGCGGCCCTGCTGCTGCTGCTGACCTTCGCCCGGACCCTGGTGTGGGCCGCCGACGGCGCCCGGCTGACCAGGCAGGTGCTGCGCACCGAGGCCTACTTCCGGACGCTCGTGCACAGCGCCGCCGACATCACCATCGTGCTGGACCACCACGGGCGGATCACCTGGGACTCCGGCGCCGGGCGCCACGCCCACGGCTGGTCGGCACGGGAGCTGGAGGGCCGGCTGCTCACCGACTTCGTCCACGTCGAGGACCGGGACGAGCTGCTGGCCGCGCTGGCCGCGGGCGCCGACCCGGACGGCGACCAGGGGCAGGGGCGCACCTTCCGGCTGCGGTCCCGGGACGGCCGCTGGCCGTTCTACGAGACCGTGCGGGTGGTCACCTCCGGGGACCTGCACCGACCTGCCGACGGCGCGCCCGCACCGGGTGGCGCCGGGCTGGTGGTGCACCTGCGCGACGCCGACACGCGCCGGCACAGCGAGCTCGAGCTGGAGCGGATGGCCTACACGGACTACCTCACCGGGCTGCCCAACCGCGCCCGGCTGATGGCCGCGCTGGCCGGTGCCCGCAGCCGGGCGTCGGAGGGGGAGGCCTCCTGCCTGCTCCTGCTGGACCTCGACGGCTTCAAGGCAGTCAACGACATCGCCGGGCACGAGGCCGGTGACCTGCTGCTGACCGAGGTCGCGGACCGGCTGCGGGCCACGGTCCGGGACCGGGACGTGGTCGGCCGGCTCGGCGGCGACGAGTTCGCCGTCCTCGTGCGGGCCGACCTGGACGAGGCGACGGCGCTGGGGGAGCGGATCATCGCCGAGCTGGCCGGCGTCCACCGGTCGGTGCCCACCCCGGGCGCCGACCCGGACCTGGTCTTCGACGTCTCCTGCAGCATCGGGGTCACCGAGCTGGCCTCCGCCGAGGAGGTCGCGGCCACGATCCGGCACGCGGACCTCGCCCTGCGTGCGGCCAAGGCCGCCGGCAAGGGGCGCGTCCGTCGGCACGGCGAGACCGCCGACAGCGCGACCGTCCGGCGGACCCGGCTGGCCCGCGACCTGCCCGACGCGCTGTCCCGGGGGCAGCTCCGGCTGGTCTACCAGCCCGTCGTCGGCGTCGCCGAGCGCCGGGTGCTGGGCATCGAGGCCCTCGTCCGCTGGGACCACCCGGTGCTCGGTGAGGTGTCGCCGGAGGAGTTCGTGCCGCTGGCGGAGGACGACGGGCTGATCGTGCCGCTGCAGCGGTGGGTGCTGGACCAGGCGACCGCTGAGCTCGCCGCCCTGCTCCGCGCCGGCCGTGACCTGCAGCTGGGGGTGAACATCAGCGTGCGGCACCTGCAGTCGGGGAGCCTGGTGCCCGACGTCGCCGCCGCCCTGGCGCGGGCCGGGCTGCCGCCCCAGCGGCTCATGCTGGAGGTGACGGAGTCGCTGTTCATCGGTCAGCCGGACCGGGCCGACGGCGACCTGCAGACGTTGCACGACATGGGCTGCGTCATCTCCCTCGACGACTTCGGCCGCGGCTACTCGACCTTCGCCTACCTGGCCCGGCTGCCGGTCGACGTGCTCAAGATGGACCGGGAGTTCCTCGCCGGCCTCACCGACGACGCGCGCTGCGCGGCGCTCGTGGAGAGCGTGATCGAGCTGGGGAACCGGCTGTCCATCGACGTGGTCGCCGAGGGCGTCGAGACCCCGGGGCAGCTGGCGGCGCTGCGCGACCTGGGCTGCCGGTACCTGCAGGGCTTCCTGCTGGGCCGGCCGACCGGCCCGGCGGAGCTGGCGGCCGTCATCGACGCCTTCGACCCGGCGTCCCTCGATGTCGTGGGGGCGCAGCCGGCAGCTGCCGTCCCAGGAACAGCCTGACCGGTTCCCATCCAGTGGGACGACGCGGTTGACGGCGCCGTGCCGGTGGGCGCACAGTGTCCCCGTGCCACGCACTCGTCTGCTCGTAGCGATCCACTAGCGCGCCGGTCCCTCCCGACCGACGCGCCACCCCTCCGTGCCAGCGGCACGAGGGGTTTTTTGTTGGCCGGGCACCGTCTGGCCGACTCCCCGCCCACCGACAGGCGTCCGCCGCAGCACCCCACCCCGCGCCCAGGGAGATCGTCCAGATGAGCACCACCAGCAGCACCGGCCGCACCGCCGCGGCCCACCCCTCCTCCGCAGCCGGCCCCGCGGCCGGTCCGGCTCCCGGCGCCGGTCCCGCGCCGGCCACGGCCGTGCCGCCCAGCGAGGCCGCCGCCCAGGCCACCCTCGGGGTCGAGACGACCGCCCGGTCGATGGCCGAGGCCGCCGCCGAGCCGGTCACCGGGATCACCGGGGCGCAGAGCCTGGTCCGGTCGCTGGAGGCGGTGGGCGTCGAGGTGGTCTTCGGCATCCCGGGCGGGGCGATCCTCCCGGCCTACGACCCGCTGTTCGACTCCGCGCTGCGGCACGTGCTGGTCCGGCACGAGCAGGGCGCCGGGCACGCCGCCACCGGGTACGCCCAGGCGACCGGGCGGGTCGGGGTCTGCATGGCCACCTCCGGGCCGGGGGCGACCAACCTGGTCACCCCGCTGGCCGACGCCTACATGGACTCGGTGCCGGTCGTCGCCATCACCGGCCAGGTGCCCAGCGCCGCGATCGGGACCGACGCCTTCCAGGAGGCGGACATCCGCGGCATCACCATGCCGATCACCAAGCACAACTTCCTGGTCACCGACCCCGACGAGATCCCGCAGCGGATCGCCGAGGCGTTCCACCTGGCCGGCACCGGCCGGCCCGGCCCGGTCCTGGTCGACATCTCCAAGGACGCGCTGCAGGCCACCACCGACTTCAGCTGGCCGCCGCGGCTGGACCTGCCCGGCTACAAGCCCACCACCCGCCCGCACGGCAAGCAGGTGCGCGAGGCCGCGGCGCTGATCGCCGCCGCCCGCCAGCCGGTGCTCTACGTCGGCGGCGGCGTGCTGAAGGCCGGCGCCGCCGCGGAGCTGGCCGAGCTCGCCGAGCTGACCGGCGCCCCGGTGGTCACCACGCTGATGGCCCGCGGCGCCTTCCCGGACAGCCACCGGCAGAACCTGGGCATGCCGGGCATGCACGGCAACGTCACCGCGGTCACCGCGCTGCAGAAGGCCGACCTGCTGGTCGCCCTGGGCGCCCGCTTCGACGACCGGGTGACCGGTGAGCTGTCCAGCTTCGCCCCGCACGCCGCCGTCGTCCACGCCGACATCGACCCGGCCGAGATCGGCAAGAACCGCAAGGCCGACGTCCCGATCGTCGGCGACGCCAAGGCGACGATCGTCGAACTGGTCTCCGCGCTGCGCGCCGAGCACGAGGCCGGGCGTACCCCGGACCTGGACGGCTGGTGGGCGCAGCTGGAGGACTGGCGCGCCCGCTACCCGCTGGGCTACGACTGGCCCGAGGACGGGATGCTCTCCCCGCAGTACGTGATCGAGCGGCTGGGCGCGATCGCCGGCCCGGACGCGATCTACGCCTCCGGCGTCGGGCAGCACCAGATGTGGGCGGCCCAGTTCATCTCCTACGAGAAGCCCGGCACCTGGCTCAACAGCGGCGGTCTGGGCACGATGGGCTACGCCGTCCCGGCCGCCATGGGCGCCAAGTACGGCATGCCCGGCACCACCGTGTGGGCGATCGACGGCGACGGCTGCTTCCAGATGACCAACCAGGAGCTGGCCACCTGCGCGATCGAGGGGATCCCGATCAAGGTCGCCGTCATCAACAACGGCAACCTCGGCATGGTGCGGCAGTGGCAGACCCTGTTCTACGAGGGCCGCTACTCCAACACCCACCTCAACACCCACGGCGGCAAGGAGGGTGGCAAGGAGGGGACGGCCCGGCAGGTCCGCATCCCCGACTTCGTCACCCTCGCCGAGGCGCTGGGCTGCGTGGGGCTGCGCTGCGAGTCCAAGGACGACGTCGACGCGGTGATCGAGAAGGCCATGGCGATCAACGACGCCCCGGTCGTCATCGACTTCATCGTCGGCTCGGATGCCCAGGTGTGGCCGATGGTCGCCGCCGGCAAGAGCAACGACGAGATCCTGGCCGCGCGCGACGTGCGCCCGGTCTTCGGGGAGGGACAGGTCTGAGGAAGGACCCCGTCTCCCCCCACCACTCGCACGCTCGCGGCGGGCCCCTGAGACGGGGCCGACACCGCAGAACGGAACAGGTCTCATGACACGACACACGCTCTCGGTCCTGGTCGAGAACAAGTCCGGCGTCCTGGCCCGGGTCTCGGCGCTGTTCAGCCGGCGCGGGTTCAACATCGAGTCCCTCGCCGTGGGGCCGACGGAGAACCCGGACCTGTCCCGGATGACGATCGTGGCCGACGCCGAGGCGCAGCCGCTGGAGCAGATCACCAAGCAGCTGAACAAGCTGATCGAGGTGATCAAGATCGTCGAGCTGGACACCGCCGCGGTGCAGCGCGAGCTGCTGCTGGTCAAGGTGCGCGCGCCGCTGGCCGACCGCGCCCAGGTGCTGCAGACCGCCGAGCTCTTCCGCGCCCGGGTGATCGACGTCAACACCGACACGGTCACCCTCGAGGCCACCGGCACGCCGGACAAGCTGCAGGCGCTGCTCGCCGTCCTCGCCCCGCTGGGCATCAAGGAGATGGCGCAGTCCGGCACCGTCGCACTGGCCCGCGGACCGCGGTCGATGAGCGGCGCCGGTACCTTGCGCCCGGTCGAGCGCTCCGCCTAGCCGACCCCGCCCCGCCCACCCGCACTTCCACCAAAATGGCCATTTTGGTGGTCCATCCACTGAAGGAGCACGAACCGCATGGCCGCCGAGATCTTCTACGACGACGACGCCGACCTCTCGATCATCCAGGGGCGCACCGTCGCCGTCCTGGGCTACGGCAGCCAGGGCCACGCCCACGCGCTGTCGCTACGCGACTCCGGCGTCGACGTCCGGGTCGGCCTGCCCGAGGGCTCCAAGAGCCGGGCCAAGGCCGAGGCCGAGGGCCTGCGCGTGGTCACCCCCGCCGAGGCCTCCGCCGAGGCCGACCTGATCATGATCCTCGCCCCCGACCACGTGCAGCGGACGCTGTACACCGAGTCGGTCGAGCCCAACCTGCAGGACGGCGACGCGCTGTTCTTCGGCCACGGCTTCAACATCCGGTTCGGCTACATCAAGCCCCCGGCCGGCGTCGACGTCGCCATGGTCGCCCCCAAGGGCCCCGGGCACCTGGTGCGCCGCGAGTTCAGCGACGGCAAGGGCGTGCCCTGCCTGATCGCCGTCGAGCAGGACGCCAGCGGCAGCGCCCAGGCCCTCGCGCTCTCCTACGCCAAGGGCATCGGCGGCACCCGCGCCGGCGTCATCAAGACGACGTTCGCCGAGGAGACCGAGACCGACCTGTTCGGTGAGCAGGCCGTGCTCTGCGGCGGCATGTCCGCGTTGGTGGCTGCCGGGTTCGAGACCCTCACCGAGGCCGGCTACCAGCCCGAGATCGCCTACTTCGAGTGCCTGCACGAGCTCAAGCTGATCGTCGACCTCATGTACGAGGGCGGCATCGCCAAGCAGCGCTGGTCGGTCAGCGACACCGCCGAGTACGGCGACTACACCTCCGGCCCGAAGGTCGTCGACGCCCGCGTCAAGGAGTCGATGAAGGAGGTCCTCGCCGCGATCAAGGACGGCTCCTGGGCTGCCGCCTTCATCGCCGACCAGGACGCCGGCGCGCCGGACTTCAAGGCCAAGCGGGCCGCCGCCGAGGCGCACCCGATCGAGGAGACCGGCCGCAAGCTCCGCGGCCTGATGAGCTGGGTCAGCGCCAGCGACGACTACACCGGGACCGCCGCGCGCTGACGCCGCGCCCCGGACCGGGGCGCGACACGACACGGCCCCCGCAGCGTCTGCTGCGGGGGCCGTGTCGTGTCCGGGGGAGGGGTCAGCGGGTGGCTGCCCGCTGGGCGCGGCGGGCGGCGAAGTAGCGGCTGGCCGACCTCAGGCACAGCAGTGCGACGGTCGCGATCGCGGCGGCGACCAGCAGCAGGGCGAACACGATGCCGCCGCCGTCCCCCTCGCCGAGGGCGCCGACGAGGATCAGGCCGGTGAACGCGATCGCGATCGACCCGCCGACGATCAGCAGCACCCGGCTGCGGCCGGTCAGCGCCCACACCGAACCCCAGATCATCAGCACCGTCCACAGCACCGTGACCAGCCCGAAGGCCAGCGAGATGCCGCCGACCGCACTGAGCCCGCCGCCGGCGACGGAGAAGAGCTCCTCGTCGAAGCCCTCGGCGCCCGCGAGGGCCGCGGCGCCGAAGACGATCAGGAAGAAGCCGACCAGGACGCCGAAGGCCGCCAGCACGAAGCCCAGGACGGCGGCGGTGATCACCGCTCCGGGGCGGGCGGTCGACGGGGACTCCCCGTACCCGTACTGCCCGTAGGACTGTCCGGGCTGGACGTACTGCTGCTGGCCGTAGGGCTCGGGCTGGCCGTACTGAGCCGGCCCGTACTGGCCCTGCGCGTACGGGTTCTGGCCGTACTGCGGTCGGCCGTGCTCGCCCTGCCCGTACTGCGGCTGCCCGTACTGGGGTTGCCCGTACTGCGGCTGGCCGTACTGACCCTGGCCGTACTGACCCTGGCCGTACTGACCCTGCTGCTCGTACGGGTTCTGCTCGTACGGGTTCTGCCCGGTCGGGGGCCCGTACGAGGGCTGCCCGTACTGCTCCTGGCCGTACTGGGGTCGCCCGTACTGCGGCTGGTCGTACTGGTCCTGTCCGTACTGGTCCTGTCCGTACTGGGGCCGGCCGTACGGGTCCTGGCCGTACGGGTCCTGGCCGTACCGGGGCTGGCCGGGGCCGTCCTGGCCCTGCTGTGCACCGGGCTGGGAGCCCTGCCCGTAGGCGGTGGAACCGGTGCTCCCCGGGGCCGGCGGCGGGCCACCCTCCTCCGGCTGCTGGCCGAACGGGGTCGTCTCGTGACGGCCCTGGGCGTCGTCCCGGTCGCTGCTCATGATCTCCTCCGACGAGGCCGGTGGCACCGGCGCTTCGTCGCCAGCTTGGCGGTGCCGGCAGGGCCCGGCAAGCACCGGGGTCCGTCCGGGTGTCCACCCAGTGGGACCGTCGGGCACCGGCGTGCCGCGGGGTGGGCGGCGTCCCTAGGCTGTGGAGCCGTGACCACGACCACGCCCGTCGTCCTGATCGCCGAAGAGCTCGCGCCCAGCGTGTTGGAGGTGCTGGGGGGCGACGTCGAGATCCGCCACGTCGACGGCGCCGACCGGGGTGCCCTGCTGCCCGCGCTGGCCGAGGCCTCGGCCGTGCTCATCCGGTCGGCCACCCAGATCGACGCCGAGGCGCTCGCGGCCGCGCCGCAGCTCAAGGTCGTCGCGCGGGCCGGCATCGGCCTGGACAACGTCGACGTCCCCGCGGCCACCGAGCGCGGTGTGCTGGTCGTCAACGCGCCGACCTCCAACATCGTGAGCGCCGCCGAGCACGCCGTCGCGCTGCTGCTGGCTGCCGCCCGGCACATCCCGGCCGCCGACGCCTCGCTGCGGGAGGGGAAGTGGGCCCGGTCGAAGTACACCGGCGTCGAGGTCACCGAGAAGACCGTGGGCGTCGTCGGGCTGGGCCGGATCGGGGTGCTGGTCGCCCAGCGGCTGGCTGCCTTCGGCGTCACC
The Modestobacter marinus DNA segment above includes these coding regions:
- the ilvC gene encoding ketol-acid reductoisomerase produces the protein MAAEIFYDDDADLSIIQGRTVAVLGYGSQGHAHALSLRDSGVDVRVGLPEGSKSRAKAEAEGLRVVTPAEASAEADLIMILAPDHVQRTLYTESVEPNLQDGDALFFGHGFNIRFGYIKPPAGVDVAMVAPKGPGHLVRREFSDGKGVPCLIAVEQDASGSAQALALSYAKGIGGTRAGVIKTTFAEETETDLFGEQAVLCGGMSALVAAGFETLTEAGYQPEIAYFECLHELKLIVDLMYEGGIAKQRWSVSDTAEYGDYTSGPKVVDARVKESMKEVLAAIKDGSWAAAFIADQDAGAPDFKAKRAAAEAHPIEETGRKLRGLMSWVSASDDYTGTAAR
- a CDS encoding putative bifunctional diguanylate cyclase/phosphodiesterase, which codes for MTALPASSAGVPALPQVPPVARWPRAAVLSLLGAVAVGLALVETVWPAAAAHSAPAVLSVASLAMGVLVARHAQRLDPESAAPWRAFAVIAGLLTLGQAIAAVRGVGVNPATAGPQDVPLVVAVPFALLGCARLIRSAATGIGSRVALDAAVGLVGLSALAEMVISAALGRTVDSVDDLVAWGYPAAGVVLCTVGLVTFARVSQARRAAAGWLLACFASVAVVTVSGAIAVVRPSVVTDVVTGTAWLAMLGFGTLAIAADPGRSTDPDEPPEVPLLGVVVSYCAAFGVVLVLLVGRIAGRSILPVEAAAAALLLLLTFARTLVWAADGARLTRQVLRTEAYFRTLVHSAADITIVLDHHGRITWDSGAGRHAHGWSARELEGRLLTDFVHVEDRDELLAALAAGADPDGDQGQGRTFRLRSRDGRWPFYETVRVVTSGDLHRPADGAPAPGGAGLVVHLRDADTRRHSELELERMAYTDYLTGLPNRARLMAALAGARSRASEGEASCLLLLDLDGFKAVNDIAGHEAGDLLLTEVADRLRATVRDRDVVGRLGGDEFAVLVRADLDEATALGERIIAELAGVHRSVPTPGADPDLVFDVSCSIGVTELASAEEVAATIRHADLALRAAKAAGKGRVRRHGETADSATVRRTRLARDLPDALSRGQLRLVYQPVVGVAERRVLGIEALVRWDHPVLGEVSPEEFVPLAEDDGLIVPLQRWVLDQATAELAALLRAGRDLQLGVNISVRHLQSGSLVPDVAAALARAGLPPQRLMLEVTESLFIGQPDRADGDLQTLHDMGCVISLDDFGRGYSTFAYLARLPVDVLKMDREFLAGLTDDARCAALVESVIELGNRLSIDVVAEGVETPGQLAALRDLGCRYLQGFLLGRPTGPAELAAVIDAFDPASLDVVGAQPAAAVPGTA
- a CDS encoding acetolactate synthase large subunit, which gives rise to MSTTSSTGRTAAAHPSSAAGPAAGPAPGAGPAPATAVPPSEAAAQATLGVETTARSMAEAAAEPVTGITGAQSLVRSLEAVGVEVVFGIPGGAILPAYDPLFDSALRHVLVRHEQGAGHAATGYAQATGRVGVCMATSGPGATNLVTPLADAYMDSVPVVAITGQVPSAAIGTDAFQEADIRGITMPITKHNFLVTDPDEIPQRIAEAFHLAGTGRPGPVLVDISKDALQATTDFSWPPRLDLPGYKPTTRPHGKQVREAAALIAAARQPVLYVGGGVLKAGAAAELAELAELTGAPVVTTLMARGAFPDSHRQNLGMPGMHGNVTAVTALQKADLLVALGARFDDRVTGELSSFAPHAAVVHADIDPAEIGKNRKADVPIVGDAKATIVELVSALRAEHEAGRTPDLDGWWAQLEDWRARYPLGYDWPEDGMLSPQYVIERLGAIAGPDAIYASGVGQHQMWAAQFISYEKPGTWLNSGGLGTMGYAVPAAMGAKYGMPGTTVWAIDGDGCFQMTNQELATCAIEGIPIKVAVINNGNLGMVRQWQTLFYEGRYSNTHLNTHGGKEGGKEGTARQVRIPDFVTLAEALGCVGLRCESKDDVDAVIEKAMAINDAPVVIDFIVGSDAQVWPMVAAGKSNDEILAARDVRPVFGEGQV
- a CDS encoding putative bifunctional diguanylate cyclase/phosphodiesterase encodes the protein MQQTRRWRTPGWLVAVPVLTGAAGGAAPLAADLLLCGAALVTAGLLWRAGGRLSGGLRGWRLLSLAVVLGLGTSLSAGLAGTPPVRGFDVTGQLVQLPAALLALVAVLTLLSPGHLRRGGARLATQTALFFCASLVLAQVLVVGPAMRTQSLTGVDRVVLEVSCLVTASVVSAVLLLIAASPAPRRGAGALLLLASATWATTHGLAIAGEDLPLPALGGAAPAGELVGLLLLCLAALREPGAHAEAPPTRASARLNVVGQLLPHLVTVAAGVAYLGAPLLGADPSPAATIALLGCLSLTAVHRAAAARDEHRVAARLRRSEAHFRSLVRSSSDAVLVLDSDLRISWAAPALEPADGPGLRGRLLADAVHPEDAAEVAAWLTGDGPDGDVLGLRSFRLADRSGAWRVFEAGVSDLRGDADVAALVLHCRDVTARLDREHELRSLAFVDPLTGLPNRAAQRLALAGLLAGGDDGPTRAALLLIELHGLREALDNAGSEVAETTLAEVARRLRATVRGEDQVARIGTELFSVLAHGTGDEHDRLAARCLAAIEAPITTDAGIVDLSGVVGLAPLDPGLSEGQAVDRAELAVLDARSAGSGSVRRYRSELSAARDRREHLRADLVGARERGELTLAWQPIVALDDQRVTGVEALPRWQHPLYGEVPPEEFLPVAARAGLVVDLQRWVLHEATAAVRALPVGDGELKLGVDVPAAHLAAGTLVGDVTAALRDSGLPPERLVVEIAESALEVGALADDVTALRLMGVHVAVDGFGSGRSSLPALGRLPVDIIKLDRGLLSRVDRDPYSRAVCQAVVALAATLGVDVVAEGVETTSQLTVLRALGCGYAQGYLLSRPLALPGLAQLLEADTGRLWPGLTGRVGAS
- the ilvN gene encoding acetolactate synthase small subunit; amino-acid sequence: MTRHTLSVLVENKSGVLARVSALFSRRGFNIESLAVGPTENPDLSRMTIVADAEAQPLEQITKQLNKLIEVIKIVELDTAAVQRELLLVKVRAPLADRAQVLQTAELFRARVIDVNTDTVTLEATGTPDKLQALLAVLAPLGIKEMAQSGTVALARGPRSMSGAGTLRPVERSA